In one Brassica oleracea var. oleracea cultivar TO1000 chromosome C9, BOL, whole genome shotgun sequence genomic region, the following are encoded:
- the LOC106314424 gene encoding uncharacterized protein LOC106314424, whose amino-acid sequence MGSLPGKPEKNPKESCNVVFSIASPEIELSDHGKEEDEIERLIFGTEFGEVERFVVATAEAQIVKDAARKVEATNLQRAELKAEKQDKLPSAPHQRVPTKAQKKVLSKFRKDLSDVGVRLPEISGMREAHVQMMLINDILDHQAEVAELLDIFILKIDPPIPPKSLPKLESQGMFTLPCYLGIKSMEPNTSSLQFGDFSSTTPIGLIKDFPLKIGACTIPIDLTVLKMTTEKRVPLILGTPFLTTVGACIDFANKKMNAEYCGTITCGASSIEKSKAEGVVLRKKVLLESPLKSCVMSTWKSAKKKEVSRATKAAHDKKKIVKEPHPPPLDKTPHTLTLHPMKLKDRPLSTKSSAREGQAILKCKGHHHSSAPE is encoded by the exons ATGGGGTCTCTACCAGGGAAACCAGAGAAGAACCCCAAGGAGTCTTGCAATGTTGTCTTCTCCATTGCTTCTCCAGAGATTGAGCTGAGTGATCATGGGAAAGAGGAGGATGAGATTGAAAGACTGATATTTGGAACTGAGTTTGGGGAAGTTGAGAGATTTGTTGTGGCCACAGCTGAAGCACAGATTGTGAAGGACGCTGCCAGGAAGGTTGAAGCAACGAATCTGCAAAGAGCTGAGCTCAAGGCTGAGAAACAA GATAAGCTCCCTTCCGCCCCCCACCAAAGAGTTCCCACCAAAGCTCAGAAGAAGGTGCTCTCCAAGTTCAGGAAAGATCTTAGTGATGTTGGGGTCAGGCTTCCAGAAATCTCGGGTATGCGTGAAGCTCATGTCCAGATGATGCTCATCAACGACATTCTAGACCACCAAGCTGAAGTGGCCGAGCTTTTGGACATCTTCATTCTGAAGATTGATCCACCAATCCCTCCAAAGTCCCTCCCTAAGCTTGAGTCTCAAGGGATGTTCACCTTGCCTTGCTACCTTG GGATTAAGAGCATGGAGCCAAACACATCTTCCCTACAGTTTGGAGATTTCTCTTCTACAACCCCTATTGGTCTCATCAAGGATTTCCCTTTGAAGATTGGAGCATGCACCATTCCTATAGACCTAACTGTTCTGAAGATGACAACTGAGAAGAGAGTCCCATTGATCCTTGGCACTCCATTCCTCACAACAGTGGGAGCTTGCATAGACTTTGCCAACAAGAAG ATGAATGCTGAGTATTGTGGAACAATTACTTGTGGAGCATCCTCCATTGAGAAGAGCAAGGCTGAAGGGGTTGTATTGAGAAAGAAGGTCTTGCTGGAGAGTCCTCTAAAGAGCTGTGTGATGAGCACTTGGAAAAGTGCTAAAAAGAAGGAGGTGAGTAGAGCTACAAAGGCTGCTCATGATAAGAAGAAGATTGTGAAAGAACCTCATCCTCCACCTCTTGATAAAACTCCTCACACCCTCACTCTCCACCCAATGAAGCTTAAGGATAGGCCATTGAGTACAAAATCAAGTGCAAGGGAAGGTCAAGCCATTCTCAAGTGCAAGGGCCATCATCACTCCTCAGCTCCAGAATGA
- the LOC106316338 gene encoding beta-glucosidase 15-like — protein MRGKYLSLLVVLIVLACNEAIAKSSSSTPKLKRSDFPKDFIFGSATSAYQVEGAAHEDGRGPSIWDTFSEKYPKKVKDGSNGSVADDSYHLYKEDVALLHQLGFNAYRFSISWSRILPRGNLKGGINQAGIDYYNNLINELLSRGIKPFATIFHWDTPQALEDAYGGFRGAEIVNDFRDYADICFKHYGDRVKHWMTLNEPLTVVQQGYVAGVMAPGRCSKFTNPNCTAGDGSTEPYIVGHNLILAHGAAVRVYRKKYKALQKGQVGIALNAGWNLPYTESAKDKLAAARAMAFTFDYFMEPLVTGKYPVDMVNNVKGGRLPTFTAKQSKMLKGSYDFIGINYYSSSYAKDVPCSTENVTMFSDPCASVTGERNGVPIGPKAASDWLLIYPKGIRDLVLYAKYKFKDPVMYITENGRDEASTGKVFLKDGDRIDYYARHLEMVKDAISVGANVKGFFAWSLLDNFEWAMGYTVRFGLVYVDFKDGCKRYPKKSAQWFRKLLNGKKSM, from the exons ATGAGAGGTAAATATCTTTCTTTACTAGTGGTGCTGATTGTCTTGGCCTGTAACGAAGCCATTGCCAAGAGCAGCTCTTCAACACCTAAACTGAAACGAAGTGATTTCCCAAAAGATTTTATTTTTGGATCTGCAACGTCTGCTTACCAGGTAGAAGGAGCAGCTCATGAAGATGGTAGAGGACCAAGTATCTGGGATACCTTCTCTGAAAAGTACCCAAAGAAGGTAAAAGATGGTAGCAATGGATCTGTTGCAGACGACTCTTACCATCTTTACAAGGAAGACGTGGCTTTATTGCATCAACTTGGTTTCAATGCATACAGATTCTCAATCTCGTGGTCTCGAATCCTGCCACGTGGGAATCTAAAAGGAGGAATCAATCAGGCTGGTATTGACTATTACAACAACCTAATCAATGAGCTTTTGTCCAGAGGAATCAAGCCTTTTGCCACAATTTTCCATTGGGACACGCCGCAAGCCCTTGAAGATGCTTATGGTGGATTCCGTGGCGCAGAGATTGTGAATGACTTCCGCGATTATGCGGATATTTGCTTTAAACATTATGGAGATAGGGTGAAGCATTGGATGACACTGAACGAACCATTGACAGTAGTGCAACAAGGGTATGTTGCGGGTGTAATGGCCCCAGGAAGATGCTCCAAATTTACTAACCCTAATTGTACAGCCGGAGATGGATCCACCGAGCCTTATATCGTAGGTCACAACCTTATCCTTGCTCACGGAGCAGCCGTCAGGGTCTACAGGAAAAAATACAAG GCGTTACAAAAAGGTCAAGTCGGTATTGCTTTGAACGCTGGTTGGAACTTGCCCTATACAGAATCAGCCAAGGATAAGTTAGCCGCGGCACGCGCCATGGCCTTCACATTCGACTACTTCATGGAGCCACTTGTGACCGGTAAATACCCGGTCGACATGGTCAACAATGTGAAAGGCGGTCGCTTGCCTACATTCACGGCAAAGCAATCTAAGATGCTTAAGGGCTCTTATGATTTCATTGGCATAAATTATTACTCTTCATCATACGCAAAGGATGTCCCTTGCTCCACTGAAAACGTTACAATGTTCTCTGATCCTTGTGCAAGCGTCACAGGCGAAAGAAACGGAGTTCCCATCGGTCCAAAGGCTGCCTCGGATTGGCTTTTGATATATCCGAAAGGAATTCGTGATCTTGTCCTCTATGCAAAATACAAGTTCAAGGATCCTGTCATGTACATAACCGAAAACGGTAGAGATGAAGCTAGTACCGGCAAAGTTTTCCTTAAAGACGGTGATAGGATTGATTACTACGCTCGACATCTCGAGATGGTTAAAGATGCTATCTCTGTTGGAGCAAATGTAAAGGGATTTTTTGCTTGGTCGTTGCTAGACAATTTCGAATGGGCAATGGGATACACGGTTCGGTTCGGGCTGGTTTATGTGGATTTCAAGGATGGATGTAAGAGATACCCAAAGAAATCAGCTCAATGGTTCAGAAAGTTGTTGAATGGGAAGAAAAGCATGTGA